One genomic segment of Cryptococcus neoformans var. neoformans JEC21 chromosome 8 sequence includes these proteins:
- a CDS encoding protein secretion-related protein, putative: MARLPPLAVLFAALGALAHGDHSFDLSDQADNALSYAERHMHTEHHIDSFDLESFFKLHDLDMNGYWDELEIQAVYGLHHHSLKDKMRKGAQVDARAQNIVSKVLEALDKNQDDHYDEESEYCTIPRPRLKQTSHIPIQKVHHAEIEDEEDARERRFEGLPPTADLTKDHVAADPLDHHEHAPGQGPLDENENPQSRGDGDGDENDFKPGDEVDPPPVRVPKRVDPGAAPQRIVKAGHLEELGGLKQAALEQPGWVGGARPKSAEERLRAGVPYKYKMRKGFRYDEF, translated from the exons ATGGCCCGCCTGCCCCCCCTCGCCGTCCTCTTCGCCGCCCTCGGGGCACTCGCCCACGGGGACCACTCCTTCGACCTCTCAGACCAGGCAGACAACGCCCTCTCCTACGCCGAACGCCAT ATGCACACAGAACACCACATAGATTCCTTTGACCTcgaatccttcttcaagctccaTGACCTCGACATGAACGGCTACTGGGACGAGCTCGAAATCCAGGCCGTCTACGGACTGCACCACCACTCCCTCAAGGACAAGATGCGCAAGGGAGCACAGGTGGACGCGAGAGCACAGAATATCGTTAGCAAAGTGCTCGAGGCGCTGGATAAAAACCAAGATG ATCATTACGATGAAGAATCAGAATA CTGTACCATTCCACGCCCGAGACTCAAACAGACGAGTCATATACCCATCCAGAAGGTCC ACCATGCggagattgaagatgaagaagatgctcGTGAACGAAGGTTTGAAGGTCTCCCGCCCACCGCCGACTTGACCAAGGACCACGTCGCGGCCGATCCGCTCGACCACCACGAACACGCTCCCGGGCAAGGACCTTTggatgaaaatgaaaatCCACAAAGCCgcggagatggagacgGAGACGAAAACGATTTCAAACCGGGAGATGAAGTCGaccctcctcctgtccGTGTACCGAAAAGAGTCGACCCCGGAGCTGCTCCGCAACGGATCGTGAAAGCCGGGCATCTGGAGGAACTTGGGGGTCTCAAACAAGCGGCGCTCGAGCAACCTGGCTGGGTGGGCGGTGCACGACCCAAAAGTGCAGAGGAGCGGTTACGGGCCGGTGTACCTTACA AATACAA AATGCGCAAGGGTTTCCGGTACGACGAGTTCTAG
- a CDS encoding expressed protein — protein sequence MPRYPLINAIGSIVISAITLTSALYLLVLLHRQGKGKLRVRLLVGMVVSDLLLGVVILPPDAMYLAGRKLVTGSAGCNAQGFILIAILFTQHLWTLAIVISTFLLLRHPLSRVTFLLERYSWVITPVIWGVSILHAGLWYHYIGYTNTGNLCYYGTRSARVGLDRDICQFIPRAFVFLVTIILYSRLFTFLRRPDTIQLSFHSTPKTSIIDVRSAQPARLPIAKLSKKLGITLSAACPQSPKKEVNPEAPWEAMEFIQVGNVDLLAPDATVTCVNDCAAARPPPASHFRALALESGSSSTNTLSAIAPPCKTEDASGTVQLSYDGSALISSSPKIGSSGVDVGVGVEASQTSMTIASAGCTTGFPALVESEKKVVGVKEEGEEPPEEQRQTLKEFFAEHQMSAAELGAVGKNGGGCQQRSATSYFNRQASLLMLYFPFAYMAVFSVSLVRLVYDMAYSGSSNPVLGIISHWMVLSAGVIDGLVYGIAEFMVKRKVRRKMPEHL from the exons ATGCCCCGGTATCCTCTCATCAACGCGATCGGAAGCATAGTCATCTCTGCCATCACTCTCACCTCAGCGTTGTACCTTTTGGTGTTACTGCATCGACAAGGAAAGGGCAAGCTTCGTGTGAGATTGCTGGTAGGAATGGTCGTCAGCGACCTTCTTTTGGG CGTCGTTATATTACCACCGGATGCCATGTATCTGGCCGGCAGAAAGCTGGTTACAGGATCAGCAGGTTGT AATGCACAAGGTTTTATCCTTATCGCGATTCTCTTCACTCAGCACCTGTGGACATTGGCTATAGTCATTTCCACGTTCCTTCTTTTA CGGCATCCACTTTCGCGTGTCACATTTCTGCTAGAACGGTATTCTTGGGTCATCACGCCAGTTATCTGGGGCGTTTCCATATTACATGCTGGCC TATGGTACCACTACATAGGGTACACGAACACGGGAAACTTGTGTTATTACGGGACGCGCTCAGCAAGGGTCGGTTTGGACCGCGATATATGTCAATTCATCCCACGAGCTTTTGTTTTCCTCGTCACCATCATTCTCTATTCACGTCTTTTCACCTTTCTTCGCCGCCCAGATACTATCCAACTTTCCTTTCATTCTACTCCCAAAACGTCAATCATCGACGTTCGGTCGGCTCAACCTGCTCGTCTGCCTATTGCAAAATTGAGCAAGAAGTTGGGCATCACGCTTTCCGCCGCCTGCCCCCAAAGCCCCAAAAAAGAAGTGAATCCTGAAGCACCATGGGAAGCTATGGAGTTTATCCAAGTTGGGAACGTGGATCTTTTAGCACCCGACGCGACTGTGACATGTGTCAATGACTGTGCTGCTGCAAGGCCCCCACCAGCATCTCACTTTAGAGCATTAGCCTTGGAGTCgggctcttcttccaccaacaCATTGTCAGCTATCGCGCCACCTTGCAAAACGGAAGATGCGTCGGGTACTGTTCAATTATCATACGATGGCAGTGCTctcatctcatcatctcccaaGATAGGCTCGTCAGGCGTTGACGTTGGCGTTGGCGTTGAAGCATCGCAGACGTCAATGACAATAGCTTCCGCCGGCTGTACAACGGGTTTTCCTGCATTAGTGGAAtcagaaaaaaaggtggtGGGCGttaaagaagaaggcgaagagcCGCCGGAGGAGCAGAGGCAGACTTTGAAGGAGTTTTTCGCAGAGCATCAGATGTCGGCAGCTGAACTTGGGGCTGTTGGTAAAAATGGTGGTGGCTGTCAGCAGAGATCGGCGACGAGTTATTTCAATCGGCAGGCAAGTCTGTTAATGTTGTATTTCCCCTTTGct TATATGGCTGTATTTTCTGTCTCTCTAGTAAGATTGGTATACGACATGGCGTATTCTGGTAGCAGCAACCCGGTACTTGGCATAATATCCCACTGGATGGTGTTGTCGGCCGGCGTAATCGATGGATTAGTCTAT GGCATTGCAGAGTTTATGGTTAAAAGAAAAGTTAGAAGAAAGATGCCTGAGCATTTGTAA
- a CDS encoding expressed protein yields MPRYPLINAIGSIVISAITLTSALYLLVLLHRQGKGKLRVRLLVGMVVSDLLLGVVILPPDAMYLAGRKLVTGSAGCNAQGFILIAILFTQHLWTLAIVISTFLLLRHPLSRVTFLLERYSWVITPVIWGVSILHAGLWYHYIGYTNTGNLCYYGTRSARVGLDRDICQFIPRAFVFLVTIILYSRLFTFLRRPDTIQLSFHSTPKTSIIDVRSAQPARLPIAKLSKKLGITLSAACPQSPKKEVNPEAPWEAMEFIQVGNVDLLAPDATVTCVNDCAAARPPPASHFRALALESGSSSTNTLSAIAPPCKTEDASGTVQLSYDGSALISSSPKIGSSGVDVGVGVEASQTSMTIASAGCTTGFPALVESEKKVVGVKEEGEEPPEEQRQTLKEFFAEHQMSAAELGAVGKNGGGCQQRSATSYFNRQASLLMLYFPFAVSFFFGFLDFWIFFFFRVPLRIPGGVTRKVLMEGPDADICGGFPQYMAVFSVSLVRLVYDMAYSGSSNPVLGIISHWMVLSAGVIDGLVYGIAEFMVKRKVRRKMPEHL; encoded by the exons ATGCCCCGGTATCCTCTCATCAACGCGATCGGAAGCATAGTCATCTCTGCCATCACTCTCACCTCAGCGTTGTACCTTTTGGTGTTACTGCATCGACAAGGAAAGGGCAAGCTTCGTGTGAGATTGCTGGTAGGAATGGTCGTCAGCGACCTTCTTTTGGG CGTCGTTATATTACCACCGGATGCCATGTATCTGGCCGGCAGAAAGCTGGTTACAGGATCAGCAGGTTGT AATGCACAAGGTTTTATCCTTATCGCGATTCTCTTCACTCAGCACCTGTGGACATTGGCTATAGTCATTTCCACGTTCCTTCTTTTA CGGCATCCACTTTCGCGTGTCACATTTCTGCTAGAACGGTATTCTTGGGTCATCACGCCAGTTATCTGGGGCGTTTCCATATTACATGCTGGCC TATGGTACCACTACATAGGGTACACGAACACGGGAAACTTGTGTTATTACGGGACGCGCTCAGCAAGGGTCGGTTTGGACCGCGATATATGTCAATTCATCCCACGAGCTTTTGTTTTCCTCGTCACCATCATTCTCTATTCACGTCTTTTCACCTTTCTTCGCCGCCCAGATACTATCCAACTTTCCTTTCATTCTACTCCCAAAACGTCAATCATCGACGTTCGGTCGGCTCAACCTGCTCGTCTGCCTATTGCAAAATTGAGCAAGAAGTTGGGCATCACGCTTTCCGCCGCCTGCCCCCAAAGCCCCAAAAAAGAAGTGAATCCTGAAGCACCATGGGAAGCTATGGAGTTTATCCAAGTTGGGAACGTGGATCTTTTAGCACCCGACGCGACTGTGACATGTGTCAATGACTGTGCTGCTGCAAGGCCCCCACCAGCATCTCACTTTAGAGCATTAGCCTTGGAGTCgggctcttcttccaccaacaCATTGTCAGCTATCGCGCCACCTTGCAAAACGGAAGATGCGTCGGGTACTGTTCAATTATCATACGATGGCAGTGCTctcatctcatcatctcccaaGATAGGCTCGTCAGGCGTTGACGTTGGCGTTGGCGTTGAAGCATCGCAGACGTCAATGACAATAGCTTCCGCCGGCTGTACAACGGGTTTTCCTGCATTAGTGGAAtcagaaaaaaaggtggtGGGCGttaaagaagaaggcgaagagcCGCCGGAGGAGCAGAGGCAGACTTTGAAGGAGTTTTTCGCAGAGCATCAGATGTCGGCAGCTGAACTTGGGGCTGTTGGTAAAAATGGTGGTGGCTGTCAGCAGAGATCGGCGACGAGTTATTTCAATCGGCAGGCAAGTCTGTTAATGTTGTATTTCCCCTTTGctgtgagttttttttttggttttttgGATTTTtggattttttttttttttcgcgTTCCGTTGCGTATCCCTGGGGGCGTGACTCGTAAAGTATTGATGGAAGGGCCTGATGCTGATATATGTGGTGGGTTTCCGCAGTATATGGCTGTATTTTCTGTCTCTCTAGTAAGATTGGTATACGACATGGCGTATTCTGGTAGCAGCAACCCGGTACTTGGCATAATATCCCACTGGATGGTGTTGTCGGCCGGCGTAATCGATGGATTAGTCTAT GGCATTGCAGAGTTTATGGTTAAAAGAAAAGTTAGAAGAAAGATGCCTGAGCATTTGTAA